From the genome of Pleuronectes platessa chromosome 19, fPlePla1.1, whole genome shotgun sequence:
TTTTTATGTcatggaagagagagagtgaatgaaTCACGACCTGTCCAGCTTGTCCACAGGCGTGCCAGAGCCGCCATATCCACAGTAGCAGCCGTAGTCAGCGTAGTCCTTAATCTGCGAGCTGTCGGACATCAGGCAGTGGAGACCTTTCCTGAACTGGTTGATCGCTATCCTTTGGATTGATGGCCTTGGACCACAGCAAGCTGGAAGGATGAGAGATCTGGTTATACAGGACTAGAAGGAGCATCAACTGCCGCACATGCAGATGAATCAGAAATACTTTATCCACAAGGGAGATGGTGGGTGAAGCTTTCTGTGAAGTTGTACTCACCCACAGAGAGGCCGGCGGCCAAGAGAAACAGAGTTCGGAGGGCGTTCATCCTGCGAGTCAAGACCTTCAGACACAGGTCCAGCTCACAGTTCAGGTCCTCCTTATATACACTCTCAGGTGGCCCGCCCGGTCACCTGCTCATACAACAAAGGGtctaaggacacacactgaacaggATCTGAGATACAAACACCAACCAACATAGTTCAGCAGGTCAGTGACCACACAGTGATGTTAATtgggtgagagagaggattCACACTGTGGGCCCTTCTACTCTTCATTTGTCAAAGTGTGATTTCTTACagtagatagagagatagatagatggatactttattcatcccgtgggaaattcagtgACCTTAAAGACATATTTtgttcttccttcctcctcctctcatcttccatccttgttttttcaaaaacaatattGATGTCCTGTTTCCTCTTCCATCTCATCTCAAATATTTGAGTTACAATTTCCTATCTCCAgttaataaatgtaattatttactTTCTTCCATTCATTCTGCAGTATTAAGAAACCTCAGAGAAAAAGGTAACTTTTCCTAATATGCTGAacagattattttcattttgttgagAGAGGCTGCAACATTATACAGAGAAATAATTACTGCAAAGAGGTTAGCACTGAAAAACAACGTCTATTAAGTTATTAATTCCAGATTTGCTGCAAAACCGGGAGATTAATACATGAGTGTGGAAAAGCTAATGTATGTAAGTTGTATTCCACTTAATCGTGAGTCTAGTCATTCCAAAAAACGTCTTTACTCTCAATTTATTCTTCTTCCTTTTGAGGTAaaaagttttttatatttacaactttatatattcatataaagcaaagaaagaaatcaaTGGTTTGGTTGCTGCACCTCCGCCAGTCACTCCATTCTCTGTTTTCTTAACTCAGTCCATgagtcctctcctctgtctggtTCATAAGGGGCTAGTCCAAACTACTCATCGCCTTTTACAAATAATCAGTGTTTGATTGAAGCTGACAGCACATGACTCAAACTGCACACGGTTTTGAAATGTAATCTTTAATGCAAATATCTCtcaaaatagaaaatgtttACGCACCAGCACGAGTCAAAGACCTTTACTCAGAAGGTCGTCATTTTGTTCACGGCTGTTACATCCAGAGACCAACATGTGACAAATACATATTGATGTTTCAAGTCATTCATTTCAGTCCTTCAGATCTTTAACCAGGGGTTTGCAACTTTAACTATCAAAAGAGCAATTTGCCCCCCCTTCCCCTAAATACaatgtgtctggagccgcaaaacatgtttgataacacagcttataacgtttatatatagatatactaTTTATAttaactttagtttatgaaattatagaacaacattaaagaaattgtgacattttattgctatttttaaCTGTTACAGCAAAGGAAAActccaaactcttatgaagaggaagaacaaacaaaatacactggCAATGTgaaggcctactttgaaatgaattaaacaGAGAACTATGCAGgcttatttgagtcctccccatatttgtggaaaatgtattaaagaaGAAGTAGTGCACTTTCATTAATAAAACGATATATCTACAGCCTTAACATAACTGAAGCTCGgttcaaaccaactgcagcttctgctctgatctaAAAGATTTCTTACAGTGTGATGTATTATAACTaaagaaaaagacatttaaaaatatgtaatatatatatatatatatatatatatatatatatatataataaaatagtgGGTTTCTTCATCTTAAAGACATAGTTtgctcttccttcctcctcctctcgtcttccttccttgttttttcaaaaacaatatcctttttcctttttcctcttcaGTCTCATATAAAATATTTGAGTTAGAATTTCTCATCTCCAGTTAATAAATGTCATTATTTACTTTCTTGGTTTTGGTCTCAACTACGTCGTCTTGGTCCAAACTAGCAATGTGCTCGGACACTTGACTGGAATGGCAACGGACCACAACACTGCAACTATATTAAGATGACATCATCAACCAAGgtgaaaaataatatatacaactGAATAATtcacaaataatacaaaaactcaaaaaattctaaattcatacacacacaaactgaataaAGGTTTTTATCTTTAATCTCTTTATTGAGTACTGCAAgcatttttataatttgataaATTGCCAATATTAAAGTCTACAATCTGTAAACTACTTCTTGCAAGCAAGGGAAGAAAGAGCTAGATGAGAGCGCCCTCTACTGGAAACTTGAGTTAGGATTATACCGGTGAATGACCAGGCTTCAGTTAATGAGAGATGCAGATCTACTGGTGTTTCTGGTCAGGATACAGATCCACAATAACAATAGAGATGCAGcgcagagaaagaaggagaaaagaaaaccatgACCTTGAGAATGTGACAGCTCAGAGCTCTGAGAGATCAGTGAtgggtgtgtggtgtgtgggaGTGGATCCTGTGTTGGATTAACTACAGAGGTCTTCTACTGACATCGCTCACTGGGCAGGTTCTTGTTCTCGGGGTTATAAGGCGATCTGGCGAAACACTCGGCGGCCTTCCTGTCACACTCGCAGATGAACTGCTCACATACGCTGTTGttctctgaggaggagaaagtgaacGAGGTGGTTAAGAggttatttcttcttctttaataaCCTCACACTCTTGTCGTCTCGGTGCACTCACTGCCACAGGTGATCATCTTGCTAGCTTCGTCACAGCTCCAGGCGTACCACTTGATGTAAGGGCTGTCGATGATGGGCCAGCATTCGTGGTACTCCTTGGCCTCATCGTAACACTTGTCGTGCACCTCGCAGCACCTGCAGGTTTGACAACACAAGTGTTCAGACAGGGCGAAAAGGCGTTTTTATGTTAAGGTAGCACTGAGCTGAGAGAGTGAATGAATCACGACCTGTCCAGCTCGTCCACAGGCGTGCCAGAGCCGCCATATCCACAGTAGCAGCCGTAGTCAACGTAGTCCAAAACTGACGAGCTGTCAGGCACCAGGCACTGGATACCTTTCCTGAACTGGTTGAGCGCCCTGGGTTGGATTGATGGCCTTTGACCACAGCCAGCTGGAAGGATGAGAGTTCTGGTTATACAGGACTAGAAGGAGCATCAACCAATGCACATGCAGATGAATCACAACTAGTGTATTTATTCACAAGGGAGATGGGGGGGTTGAAGCTTTCTGTGAAGTTGTACTCACCCACAGAGAGGCCGGCGGCCAAGAGAAACAGAGTTCGAAGGGCGTTCATCCTGCGAGTCAAGagcttcagtcacagctccagCTCAAAGTTCAGGTCCTCCTTATATATCGAGCATCAGGTCTCATGGGGCCCGCCCTGTAACCAGTTTACATGACATAGGGTCGCACCCCTCAGACTGAACAGGATCTGAGATacaaacagattttttattttaatttctaacTTTTCAGGTAAACAGATTTTTGTCCATAATCAGTTTTTGGCAAACTATGAGTTTTTGGGAAACTCACCTGATCACTGACAAGTTTCTCTTGTGTTGAACTCTGCTGAGTTTCTATTGCTGGGCCATTACCCCCAGGTGCCTGATTGACACATGAGCAGGGGGTGTGGTTAGCACAGCTGTAGCCAACCATCATCAACACTGGCTTAAAAAGCAGGAAGTGTTTATAGATTCAGCATCTGTGAAGACTTGGAGGATAAAGACAAAGGATTCTTTAGTTTGAGTCTTTCGGGGAAGCACAACGCTGctgtttccttttatttgtatatgtttgtaCTTTCAGTGCTCATTACCACTCGAAGATACTAGAGGTCTTGCACTCGTTCACACCAATACTTCTGAACTGCCAGTCAGCTACCCACGAGACAGACTTCATCTCTGGCTTCACTTGACTTCCTTGCTCTCACTGAGACCTGGATCACACCAGACAACACATCCGCCccagctgctctctcctctgccttctCTTTCACCCACAGATGTAGTCTTTTGAATTTAATGCTGTGACAGTTACTCATCCGAAACAATTAACTATTGTTGTGCTCTACCGTCCACCAGGTTCTTACTTATAaaactttgtagtttggcttttttgaagaaatgttACATTCTCAAttattgttgttctgggtttgtaccctcatggttgaatgcactttaaTGTAAGTCGCTGTGGATAAAGCATCGGctaatttaaatgaaatgtaatataaagcTAATTTCTCCCACTTTTCTTCAAACTTTCTTGTCGTCTGAGGCTGTTTCTCAATTTCATGTTTCAATTTCATGAACCAGTCACTGTCTGGTTCATGAGAGATTAGTTGAAACTGCTCATCACCTTTTGCAAATAAACAGTGTTTGATTgaagctgacaacacacacgactcaagattcaagatttaagagttttattatcaaatgcacagagataacaattaagcagtcgctggcaatgacatgcttgagtcacaggctctcttctaacaatgctcaagaattaaaaaaacaaaatttgagtaaaatagtgtaaaaaagaatatcaaaaatttaaaatatggaataaaatatatatatctaaatatatatatacagcggaagaaagaaaaaacagtacTGCAATTAGTGCACATGGATCTGTACTGTAACCAGTGGCGTTTCTGCATTAGGGGCACCAGATCCAGATGGCtctgttgtgcagaaagctcaatacatctgtactctgtggcaaaatatattttattttattttatatgcaaagtagcctgaatgtgtctgtgaacaaACTTGACTCACAAGAATTATAATCTTGTTTTGAGCCATTTGcttagtgtgtgtttctgtctgtgtgattgctctgtgaaatgcttctctcttgccgtccctctctgctctgtctctctctgctctgtccgtctctgctctgtccctctctgctctgtccctctctgctctgtccgtctctgatctgtccctctctgctctgtccctctctgctctgtccctctctgctctgtccctctctgctctgtccggttctgctcagtccgtctctgctctgtccatcTCCGCTCTGTCCGGTTCTGCTCTGtcggttctgctctgtccctctctgctctgtccctctctgctctgtccgtctctgctctgtcggttctgctctgtccctctctgctctgtccctctctgctctgtccggttctgctctgtccgtctctgctctgtccctctctgctctgtccctctctgctctgtccggttctgctctgtccggttctgctctgtccgtctctgctctgtccctctctgctctgtccctctctgctctgtccggttctgctctgtccggttctgctctgtccctctctgctctgtccctctctgctctgtccggttctgctctgtccgtctctgctctgtccctctctgctctgtccggttctgctctgtccctctctgctctgtccgtctctgctctgtccctctctgctctgtccgtctctgctctgtccgtctctgctctgtccctctctgctctgtccctctctgctctgtccggttctgctctgtccgtctctgctctgtccatcTCCACTCTGTCCGGTTCTGCTCTGtcggttctgctctgtccctccctgctctgtccctctctgctctgtctgtctctgctctgtccgtctctgctctgtccctctctgctctgtccctctctgctctgtccggttatgctctgtccctctctgctctgtccgtctctgctctgtccctctctgctctgtccgtctctgctctgtccgtctctgctctgtccctctctgatctgtccctctctgctctgtctctctctgatctgtccctctctgctctgtctctctctgctctgtccctctctgatctgtccgtctctgctctgtctctctctgctctgtccctctctgatctgtccctctTTGCTCTGtccggttctgctctgtccctctctgctctgtccgtctctgctctgtccctctctgatctgtccctctctgctctgtctctctctgatctgtccctctctgctctgtctctctctgctctgtccctctctgatctgtccgtctctgctctgtctctctctgctctgtccctctctgatctgtccctctctgctctgtccggttctgctctgtccgtctctgctctgtccatcTC
Proteins encoded in this window:
- the LOC128425366 gene encoding phospholipase A2-like isoform X1 is translated as MNALRTLFLLAAGLSVGEALNQFRKGIQCLVPDSSSVLDYVDYGCYCGYGGSGTPVDELDRCCEVHDKCYDEAKEYHECWPIIDSPYIKWYAWSCDEASKMITCGKNNSVCEQFICECDRKAAECFARSPYNPENKNLPSERCQ
- the LOC128425366 gene encoding phospholipase A2-like isoform X2, translated to MNALRTLFLLAAGLSVGEPSIQPRALNQFRKGIQCLVPDSSSVLDYVDYGCYCGYGGSGTPVDELDRCCEVHDKCYDEAKEYHECWPIIDSPYIKWYAWSCDEASKMITCGKNNSVCEQFICECDRKAAECFARSPYNPENKNLPSERCQ